Proteins encoded in a region of the Oncorhynchus gorbuscha isolate QuinsamMale2020 ecotype Even-year linkage group LG16, OgorEven_v1.0, whole genome shotgun sequence genome:
- the LOC124000599 gene encoding forkhead box protein J1-B-like isoform X1, translated as MPVLPSQEIATRFKEKWMKLHPEDQDNENGSVHLDDSLTSLQWLQDFTIVSASLESLLGSTCQPYQLPQPSHLHPQGSDSPSSPPAGDTAASGMPQSAGSPITSSASANRTSYYSLHPTVTNHHQITVPAKSLEEVDFKTNHEVKPPYSYATLICMAMQAGKKNKITLSAIYNWITENFCYYRHAETSWQNSIRHNLSLNKCFMKVPRQKNEPGKGGFWQIDPQYADMFVNGVFKRRRMSAIHFNTQRHSKTQGSSRNRKTQEYHQHFSQAHYTVSHRGAGAGNRCKLGGTKWETVHKSPLLTPDLMEPEALKGELDWAMVFDDVLNGSSNNFEDQDINLALNSLGCKVELSQQDLDINLALNSLGCKVELSQQDLDINLALNSLGCKVELSQQDLDINLALNSLGCKVELSQQDLDINLALNTLGCKVELSQQDQGRAWHLGRWCSGGADRDHQQACRYMEVTTMGCYNMEEIQQPLPLGLPQSLTGLQQPLPLGVHPQHFEELTLFPDEQQRHPWEELKEEVQAVPITLDHSLSFCEGFFTEMQPWGTAEYYM; from the exons ATGCCAGTACTACCAAGTCAGGAGATTGCCACCAGATTCAAGGAGAAATGGATGAAGCTTCACCCAGAAGACCAAGACAATGAGAATGGTTCAGTGCACCTGGATGACAGTCTCACCAGCCTCCAATGGCTCCAGGACTTCACCATAGTCAGTGCGAGTCTAGAAAGCCTACTGGGCTCCACTTGCCAGCCGTACCAGCTGCCTCAGCCCAGCCACCTGCACCCTCAGGGCTCCGACTCCCCCTCCAGTCCACCTGCTGGGGACACTGCAGCCTCCGGCATGCCTCAGAGTGCAGGCAGCCCCATCACCTCCAGTGCCTCAGCCAACAGGACTAGTTACTACTCACTTCACCCGACAGTGACCAACCACCACCAGATCACTGTGCCAGCCAAGTCCCTGGAGGAGGTAGACTTCAAGACCAACCACGAGGTGAAGCCTCCCTACTCCTACGCCACACTGATCTGCATGGCCATGCAGGCCGGCAAGAAGAACAAGATCACACTGTCTGCTATCTATAACTGGATCACAGAGAACTTCTGCTACTACAGACACGCTGAGACCAGCTGGCAG AACTCTATCCGTCATAACCTGTCACTCAACAAGTGCTTCATGAAGGTTCCCAGGCAGAAGAATGAACCAGGAAAAGGGGGATTCTGGCAGATTGACCCTCAGTACGCGGACATGTTTGTCAATGGAGTCTTCAAGCGCAGGCGGATGTCAGCCATCCATTTCAACACCCAGAGACACAGCAAAACCCAAGGATCATCCCGTAACCGGAAAACCCAGGAGTACCACCAGCATTTCTCCCAGGCCCACTACACAGTGTCCCACAGAGGAGCAGGTGCTGGGAACAGATGCAAACTTGGTGGCACAAAGTGGGAGACCGTCCATAAGTCACCACTGTTGACACCGGATCTCATGGAACCAGAGGCACTGAAGGGTGAACTAGACTGGGCCATGGTGTTTGACGATGTTCTGAATGGGAGCAGCAATAACTTTGAGGATCAAGACATTAACTTAGCTCTGAACTCCCTGGGCTGTAAGGTGGAGCTCTCCCAGCAGGATCTAGACATTAACTTAGCTCTGAACTCCCTGGGCTGTAAGGTGGAGCTCTCCCAGCAGGATCTAGACATTAACTTAGCTCTGAACTCCCTGGGCTGTAAGGTGGAGCTCTCCCAGCAGGATCTAGACATTAACTTAGCTCTGAACTCCCTGGGCTGTAAGGTGGAGCTCTCCCAGCAGGATCTAGACATTAACTTAGCTCTGAACACCCTGGGCTGTAAGGTGGAGCTCTCCCAGCAGGATCAAGGCCGGGCCTGGCACCTGGGGAGGTGGTGCAGCGGAGGGGCTGACCGGGACCACCAGCAGGCCTGCAGGTACATGGAGGTGACCACCATGGGCTGCTACAACATGGAGGAGATCCAGCAGCCGCTCCCTTTGGGGCTCCCTCAGTCCCTGACTGGACTGCAGCAGCCGCTCCCTTTGGGGGTCCACCCACAGCACTTTGAGGAGCTGACACTGTTCCCTGATGAGCAGCAGAGGCACCCCTGGGAGGAGCTGAAAGAGGAGGTGCAGGCAGTGCCTATTACCCTGGACCATAGTCTCAGCTTCTGTGAAGGCTTCTTCACTGAGATGCAGCCATGGGGGACAGCAGAGTATTATATGTGA
- the LOC124000599 gene encoding forkhead box protein J1-B-like isoform X2 has product MPVLPSQEIATRFKEKWMKLHPEDQDNENGSVHLDDSLTSLQWLQDFTIVSASLESLLGSTCQPYQLPQPSHLHPQGSDSPSSPPAGDTAASGMPQSAGSPITSSASANRTSYYSLHPTVTNHHQITVPAKSLEEVDFKTNHEVKPPYSYATLICMAMQAGKKNKITLSAIYNWITENFCYYRHAETSWQNSIRHNLSLNKCFMKVPRQKNEPGKGGFWQIDPQYADMFVNGVFKRRRMSAIHFNTQRHSKTQGSSRNRKTQEYHQHFSQAHYTVSHRGAGAGNRCKLGGTKWETVHKSPLLTPDLMEPEALKGELDWAMVFDDVLNGSSNNFEDQDINLALNSLGCKVELSQQDLDINLALNSLGCKVELSQQDLDINLALNSLGCKVELSQQDLDINLALNTLGCKVELSQQDQGRAWHLGRWCSGGADRDHQQACRYMEVTTMGCYNMEEIQQPLPLGLPQSLTGLQQPLPLGVHPQHFEELTLFPDEQQRHPWEELKEEVQAVPITLDHSLSFCEGFFTEMQPWGTAEYYM; this is encoded by the exons ATGCCAGTACTACCAAGTCAGGAGATTGCCACCAGATTCAAGGAGAAATGGATGAAGCTTCACCCAGAAGACCAAGACAATGAGAATGGTTCAGTGCACCTGGATGACAGTCTCACCAGCCTCCAATGGCTCCAGGACTTCACCATAGTCAGTGCGAGTCTAGAAAGCCTACTGGGCTCCACTTGCCAGCCGTACCAGCTGCCTCAGCCCAGCCACCTGCACCCTCAGGGCTCCGACTCCCCCTCCAGTCCACCTGCTGGGGACACTGCAGCCTCCGGCATGCCTCAGAGTGCAGGCAGCCCCATCACCTCCAGTGCCTCAGCCAACAGGACTAGTTACTACTCACTTCACCCGACAGTGACCAACCACCACCAGATCACTGTGCCAGCCAAGTCCCTGGAGGAGGTAGACTTCAAGACCAACCACGAGGTGAAGCCTCCCTACTCCTACGCCACACTGATCTGCATGGCCATGCAGGCCGGCAAGAAGAACAAGATCACACTGTCTGCTATCTATAACTGGATCACAGAGAACTTCTGCTACTACAGACACGCTGAGACCAGCTGGCAG AACTCTATCCGTCATAACCTGTCACTCAACAAGTGCTTCATGAAGGTTCCCAGGCAGAAGAATGAACCAGGAAAAGGGGGATTCTGGCAGATTGACCCTCAGTACGCGGACATGTTTGTCAATGGAGTCTTCAAGCGCAGGCGGATGTCAGCCATCCATTTCAACACCCAGAGACACAGCAAAACCCAAGGATCATCCCGTAACCGGAAAACCCAGGAGTACCACCAGCATTTCTCCCAGGCCCACTACACAGTGTCCCACAGAGGAGCAGGTGCTGGGAACAGATGCAAACTTGGTGGCACAAAGTGGGAGACCGTCCATAAGTCACCACTGTTGACACCGGATCTCATGGAACCAGAGGCACTGAAGGGTGAACTAGACTGGGCCATGGTGTTTGACGATGTTCTGAATGGGAGCAGCAATAACTTTGAGGATCAAGAC ATTAACTTAGCTCTGAACTCCCTGGGCTGTAAGGTGGAGCTCTCCCAGCAGGATCTAGACATTAACTTAGCTCTGAACTCCCTGGGCTGTAAGGTGGAGCTCTCCCAGCAGGATCTAGACATTAACTTAGCTCTGAACTCCCTGGGCTGTAAGGTGGAGCTCTCCCAGCAGGATCTAGACATTAACTTAGCTCTGAACACCCTGGGCTGTAAGGTGGAGCTCTCCCAGCAGGATCAAGGCCGGGCCTGGCACCTGGGGAGGTGGTGCAGCGGAGGGGCTGACCGGGACCACCAGCAGGCCTGCAGGTACATGGAGGTGACCACCATGGGCTGCTACAACATGGAGGAGATCCAGCAGCCGCTCCCTTTGGGGCTCCCTCAGTCCCTGACTGGACTGCAGCAGCCGCTCCCTTTGGGGGTCCACCCACAGCACTTTGAGGAGCTGACACTGTTCCCTGATGAGCAGCAGAGGCACCCCTGGGAGGAGCTGAAAGAGGAGGTGCAGGCAGTGCCTATTACCCTGGACCATAGTCTCAGCTTCTGTGAAGGCTTCTTCACTGAGATGCAGCCATGGGGGACAGCAGAGTATTATATGTGA
- the LOC123999147 gene encoding probable E3 ubiquitin-protein ligase MGRN1 isoform X1: protein MGSILSRRIAGVEDIDIQANSAYRFPPKSGNYFASHFFMGGEKFDTPHPEGYLFGENMDLNFLGNRPVQFPYVTPAPHEPVKTLRSLVNIRKDSLRLVRYKDDTDAPVEEGGKPKVLYGVEFTFDADARVAITLYCQAFEEFTNGMAMYNPKGPALVSETVHYKRGVSQHFSLPSFKIDFTDWKEEDLNFDLDRGVFPMVIQAVVDEGDDCFGHAHVLLAAFERHVDGSFSVKPLKQKQIVDRVSYLLQEIYGIENKNNQETKPLEDENSDNSNECVVCLSDLRDTIILPCRHLCLCNSCADTLRYQANNCPICRLPFRALLQIRAVRKKPGPLSPVSFSPVLAQTMDHDEHSSSDSVPPGFEPISLLEALNGLHSVSPSIPPAPLYDDINFSGNLVGEGRPLGSPEHSGDGGLQKGKVSKSPDSTLRSPSSPIQEEDEEKLSEMSDAQPHTLLSSSPAPTEATAAEDVPESISPDDEDRLHSGGEREILQDYRSEHRSLTKTESDPPGDLSLPGSSESLKSQSTNCSSQPLLCPPSSLHMEDEQLDP from the exons ATGGGGTCGATTCTTAGTCGGAGAATCGCTGGCGTTGAGGATATTGATATCCAGGCGAATTCTGCATACAGATTTCCACCGAAATCGG GGAATTACTTTGCCAGCCATTTTTTCATGGGAGGGGAGAAAtttgacactccccatccagagGGTTACCTATTTGGAGAAAACATGGATCTGAACTTCCTTGGAAATAGGCCTGTACAA TTTCCGTACGTGACCCCGGCACCTCATGAGCCTGTGAAGACCCTGAGAAGTCTGGTCAATATCAGAAAGGACTCCCTGCGCTTGGTCAG GTACAAAGATGACACTGATGCTCcagtagaggaaggagggaagcCAAAGGTTCTGTATGGTGTGGAGTTCACATTTGACGCTGATGCTCGTGTGGCTATCACCCTGTATTGCCAAGCTTTTGAGGAATTCACCAATGGGATGGCAAT GTACAACCCAAAGGGCCCAGCCCTGGTTTCTGAGACTGTACACTATAAGAGGGGTGTGAGCCAACATTTCTCCCTGCCTTCTTTCAAAATCGATTTCACCGACTGGAAGGAGGAGGAT CTGAACTTTGACCTGGACCGGGGTGTCTTCCCCATGGTGATCCAAGCTGTAGTGGATGAAGGGGATG ATTGCTTCGGACATGCACATGTGCTGCTGGCAGCCTTTGAGAGA CATGTAGATGGCAGTTTCTCCGTCAAGCCTCTGAAGCAGAAGCAAATT GTGGATCGTGTGAGCTACCTGCTGCAGGAGATCTATGGAAttgaaaacaaaaacaaccaagAGACCAAG CCGTTGGAGGATGAGAACAGTGACAACAGCAATGAGTGTGTTGTTTGTCTGTCAGACCTCCGAGACACCATCATTCTGCCCTGCAGACACCTGTGTCTCTGCAACTCCTGTGCTGACACCCTGCGTTACCAGGCCAATAACTGTCCTATCTGCAGACTGC ccTTCCGAGCCTTGCTGCAGATCAGAGCTGTGAGGAAGAAGCCTGGGCCGCTGTCCCCTGTCTCTTTCAGCCCTGTACTGGCTCAGACCATGGACCATGATGAGCACTCG AGCTCAGACTCGGTTCCCCCAGGCTTTGAGCCCATCTCTCTGCTGGAGGCCCTGAACGGCCTGCACTCTGtgtccccctccatccccccggCCCCCCTCTACGATGATATTAACTTCTCTGGGAACCTGGTAGGGGAGGGCCGGCCGCTGGGCTCCCCAGAACACTCCGGTGACGGGGGCCTGCAGAAGGGCAAAGTCAGCAAGTCACCTGACAG CACCCTGAGGTCGCCCTCATCACCTAtccaggaggaggatgaggagaagcTGTCTGAGATGTCGGACGCCCAGCCTCACACACTGCTCTCCAGCAGCCCTGCTCCCACCGAGGCCACTGCAGCCGAGGATGTACCGGAGTCCATCTCCCCAGATGATG aggacaggctgcactctggaggagagagagagatccttcaGGACTACAGAAGTGAACACCGCAGCCTGACCAAAACAGAGAGTGACCCGCCAGGGGACCTGTCTCTGCCAG GGTCATCAGAGAGCCTGAAGAGTCAGAGTACCAACTGCTCCAGCCAGCCCCTCCTGTGTCCCCCCAGCAGCCTTCACATGGAGGATGAGCAACTTGACCCCTAA
- the LOC123999147 gene encoding probable E3 ubiquitin-protein ligase MGRN1 isoform X2: protein MGSILSRRIAGVEDIDIQANSAYRFPPKSGNYFASHFFMGGEKFDTPHPEGYLFGENMDLNFLGNRPVQFPYVTPAPHEPVKTLRSLVNIRKDSLRLVRYKDDTDAPVEEGGKPKVLYGVEFTFDADARVAITLYCQAFEEFTNGMAMYNPKGPALVSETVHYKRGVSQHFSLPSFKIDFTDWKEEDLNFDLDRGVFPMVIQAVVDEGDDCFGHAHVLLAAFERHVDGSFSVKPLKQKQIVDRVSYLLQEIYGIENKNNQETKPLEDENSDNSNECVVCLSDLRDTIILPCRHLCLCNSCADTLRYQANNCPICRLPFRALLQIRAVRKKPGPLSPVSFSPVLAQTMDHDEHSSSDSVPPGFEPISLLEALNGLHSVSPSIPPAPLYDDINFSGNLVGEGRPLGSPEHSGDGGLQKGKVSKSPDSTLRSPSSPIQEEDEEKLSEMSDAQPHTLLSSSPAPTEATAAEDVPESISPDDEDRLHSGGEREILQDYRSEHRSLTKTESDPPGDLSLPALGPDACSIGMEE, encoded by the exons ATGGGGTCGATTCTTAGTCGGAGAATCGCTGGCGTTGAGGATATTGATATCCAGGCGAATTCTGCATACAGATTTCCACCGAAATCGG GGAATTACTTTGCCAGCCATTTTTTCATGGGAGGGGAGAAAtttgacactccccatccagagGGTTACCTATTTGGAGAAAACATGGATCTGAACTTCCTTGGAAATAGGCCTGTACAA TTTCCGTACGTGACCCCGGCACCTCATGAGCCTGTGAAGACCCTGAGAAGTCTGGTCAATATCAGAAAGGACTCCCTGCGCTTGGTCAG GTACAAAGATGACACTGATGCTCcagtagaggaaggagggaagcCAAAGGTTCTGTATGGTGTGGAGTTCACATTTGACGCTGATGCTCGTGTGGCTATCACCCTGTATTGCCAAGCTTTTGAGGAATTCACCAATGGGATGGCAAT GTACAACCCAAAGGGCCCAGCCCTGGTTTCTGAGACTGTACACTATAAGAGGGGTGTGAGCCAACATTTCTCCCTGCCTTCTTTCAAAATCGATTTCACCGACTGGAAGGAGGAGGAT CTGAACTTTGACCTGGACCGGGGTGTCTTCCCCATGGTGATCCAAGCTGTAGTGGATGAAGGGGATG ATTGCTTCGGACATGCACATGTGCTGCTGGCAGCCTTTGAGAGA CATGTAGATGGCAGTTTCTCCGTCAAGCCTCTGAAGCAGAAGCAAATT GTGGATCGTGTGAGCTACCTGCTGCAGGAGATCTATGGAAttgaaaacaaaaacaaccaagAGACCAAG CCGTTGGAGGATGAGAACAGTGACAACAGCAATGAGTGTGTTGTTTGTCTGTCAGACCTCCGAGACACCATCATTCTGCCCTGCAGACACCTGTGTCTCTGCAACTCCTGTGCTGACACCCTGCGTTACCAGGCCAATAACTGTCCTATCTGCAGACTGC ccTTCCGAGCCTTGCTGCAGATCAGAGCTGTGAGGAAGAAGCCTGGGCCGCTGTCCCCTGTCTCTTTCAGCCCTGTACTGGCTCAGACCATGGACCATGATGAGCACTCG AGCTCAGACTCGGTTCCCCCAGGCTTTGAGCCCATCTCTCTGCTGGAGGCCCTGAACGGCCTGCACTCTGtgtccccctccatccccccggCCCCCCTCTACGATGATATTAACTTCTCTGGGAACCTGGTAGGGGAGGGCCGGCCGCTGGGCTCCCCAGAACACTCCGGTGACGGGGGCCTGCAGAAGGGCAAAGTCAGCAAGTCACCTGACAG CACCCTGAGGTCGCCCTCATCACCTAtccaggaggaggatgaggagaagcTGTCTGAGATGTCGGACGCCCAGCCTCACACACTGCTCTCCAGCAGCCCTGCTCCCACCGAGGCCACTGCAGCCGAGGATGTACCGGAGTCCATCTCCCCAGATGATG aggacaggctgcactctggaggagagagagagatccttcaGGACTACAGAAGTGAACACCGCAGCCTGACCAAAACAGAGAGTGACCCGCCAGGGGACCTGTCTCTGCCAG CTCTAGGTCCTGATGCCTGCTCTATTGGTATGGAGGAATAA
- the LOC123999150 gene encoding UBA-like domain-containing protein 1, translating to MDDLKHQVMINQFVLTAGCAADQAKQLLQAAHWQFETALSAFFQETNIPYSHHHQMMHTPANTPATPPNFPDALAMFSHLKASESFYGSSPIASMATSPPQVNWAMGPSAPGQTQQGLWTSGQLPSQVPPCGWPQAVTQQASSEQASVTMEAER from the exons ATGGATGATCTAAAGCACCAAGTTATGATAAATCAGTTCGTCCTGACTGCTGGATGCGCCGCAGACCAAGCGAAACAGCTTCTACAAGCGGCACATTGGCAGTTCGAG aCTGCATTAAGTGCCTTTTTTCAAGAAACCAATATTCCATACAGTCACCATCATCAAATG ATGCACACTCCAGCCAACACACCAGCAACACCTCCCAACTTCCCAGACGCCCTGGCCATGTTCTCCCACCTCAAGGCCTCAGAGAGCTTCTACGGCAGCAGTCCCATAGCCTCCATGGCGACCTCTCCTCCTCAGGTCAACTGGGCCATGGGCCCTTCTGCCCCAGGTCAGACCCAGCAGGGCCTGTGGACTTCTGGGCAGCTGCCCTCTCAGGTGCCTCCCTGTGGGTGGCCCCAAGCCGTCACTCAGCAGGCATCCAGTGAACAGGCCAGCGTCACCatggaggcagagagatga